A genomic window from Lotus japonicus ecotype B-129 chromosome 1, LjGifu_v1.2 includes:
- the LOC130733756 gene encoding uncharacterized protein LOC130733756 isoform X1, whose product MGWSYIRDPTKPVNPSSLPSLDHIPLSQRLKFSTPNSADSPQNDRRSTPFTPRPSHDAVVKREFADCDSKVVCPIIQIDASGRARFKHVQPSDFPALKVKKEVSEGVVDDDDLDHVVLKERQRMLLARKFPELSNPAVEGCRDGLSENIIDHADEKVNEVISSIDEKPTVAIDQCQGTLEGRNTSLVELPLGATSGLSLSTDHASPKSTESVIPAGLQEHDHMFKFRGTNMQIDSHEEHMPTNNDGPSSSTCPTSVKIKDEPREYSEIHNFMKDVMGNISINLPDVKSERKVHNECDDDQVENMSLIDRLNFRMAGEDLNISTIYKSLKKTKPSSFVSSSTPSESAEPSRIKCSRKRKKTATDSVQTALEEDAPGLLQVLLDKGVIVDEIKLYGEAGNDEALDESFCEDNFSELEAVITKIFSQRHSFMKFPVIRGAKVSRASYCLACLISLVEQTRYLKFRKWPAEWGWCRDLQSFIFVFERHNRIVLERPEYGYATYFFELVESLPIEWQIKRLVIAMKLTSCSRISLIENKELVVGEDLAEGEAKVLMEYGWTPNSGLGTMLNYRDRVVHDRKHEDTTEWRTKIGKLLMDGFNGGTIVTPNIPKKVAEYRCSSS is encoded by the exons atgggTTGGTCCTACATTCGCGACCCAACAAAACCCGTGAACCCTTCTTCTCTTCCCTCACTCGATCACATTCCCTTGTCTCAACGCCTCAAATTCTCAACCCCCAATTCTGCTGATTCTCCCCAAAACGACCGTCGTTCAACACCATTCACGCCCAGACCCTCCCACGACGCCGTTGTCAAAAGGGAattcgccgattgcgattcgaAG GTAGTATGTCCCATAATTCAAATTGATGCGAGCGGAAGAGCACGGTTCAAGCATGTCCAGCCTTCGGATTTTCCTGCTTTGAAGGTGAAGAAGGAGGTCTCTGAAGgtgttgttgatgatgatgacctAGATCATGTTGTGCTGAAAGAACGGCAGAGGATGCTGCTAGCTAG GAAGTTTCCTGAACTGTCAAATCCAGCTGTTGAG GGTTGTAGGGATGGTTTGTCTGAAAACATTATAGATCATGCTGATGAAAAAGTAAATgaagtgatttcttcaattgaTGAGAAACCAACAGTAGCTATAGATCAATGTCAAGGCACTCTGGAAGGAAGAAATACTTCACTAGTTGAGTTACCACTAGGTGCCACATCTGGGTTGTCTTTGTCAACTGACCATGCCTCACCTAAATCAACAGAATCAGTAATTCCAGCAGGCCTTCAAGAACATGACCATATGTTCAAATTCAGAGGAACAAACATGCAGATTGATTCACATGAGGAACATATGCCTACAAATAATGATGGCCCAAGTAGTTCAACTTGTCCAACATCTGTCAAAATCAAGGATGAACCTCGGGAATACAGCGAAATCCACAATTTTATGAAGGATGTTATGGGTAACATCTCTATTAATCTGCCTGATGTAAAAAGTGAACGGAAAGTCCATAATGAATGTGATGATGATCAAGTGGAAAATATGAGCTTAATTGATCGATTAAATTTTCGCATGGCTGGAGAGGATTTAAATATTTCTACAATCTACAAATCTTTGAAGAAGACTAAGCCTTCTTCCTTTGTATCAAGTTCTACCCCTTCCGAATCTGCAGAACCTTCACGCATCAAGTGTTCacgaaaaaggaaaaaaacagcCAC TGATTCTGTTCAAACAGCACTTGAAGAGGATGCTCCTGGGCTCCTGCAG GTATTGCTCGACAAAGGTGTAATAGTTGATGAAATTAAGCTTTATGGAGAGGCAGGGAATGATGAAGCTCTAGATGAATCATTTTGTGAAGATAACTTTTCAGAGCTTGAGGCTGTGATAACAAAG ATTTTCTCTCAACGCCACTCTTTTATGAAATTCCCTGTTATTCGTGGTGCAAAGGTCTCTAGAGCGAGTTATTGCTTAGCTTGTCTAATCTCACTTGTGGAGCAG ACACGGTATTTGAAATTTCGAAAATGGCCTGCTGAGTGGGGTTGGTGCCGAGACCTTCAatcatttatttttgtttttgagaGACATAACAG GATAGTGCTGGAACGCCCTGAATATGGTTATGCAACCTACTTCTTTGAACTGGTTGAATCCTTACCTATTGAATGGCAGATCAAACGGTTGGTGATTGCTATGAAATTGACTTCTTGTAGCAGGATTTCACTTATTGAGAACAAAGAATTAGTG GTTGGAGAAGATTTGGCTGAAGGTGAGGCAAAGGTGTTAATGGAATATGGTTGGACACCAAATAGTGGCCTGGGAACCATGCTTAACTACCGCGACCGAGTTGTGCATGATAGGAAACATGAGGACACTACGGAGTGGCGCACAAAAATAGGGAAGTTGCTGATGGATGGGTTTAATGGTGGAACCATTGTGACACCCAACATCCCAAAAAAAGTTGCAGAATACAGGTGCTCAAGCTCCTAA
- the LOC130733756 gene encoding uncharacterized protein LOC130733756 isoform X2, translated as MGWSYIRDPTKPVNPSSLPSLDHIPLSQRLKFSTPNSADSPQNDRRSTPFTPRPSHDAVVKREFADCDSKVVCPIIQIDASGRARFKHVQPSDFPALKVKKEVSEGVVDDDDLDHVVLKERQRMLLARKFPELSNPAVEGCRDGLSENIIDHADEKVNEVISSIDEKPTVAIDQCQGTLEGRNTSLVELPLGATSGLSLSTDHASPKSTESVIPAGLQEHDHMFKFRGTNMQIDSHEEHMPTNNDGPSSSTCPTSVKIKDEPREYSEIHNFMKDVMGNISINLPDVKSERKVHNECDDDQVENMSLIDRLNFRMAGEDLNISTIYKSLKKTKPSSFVSSSTPSESAEPSRIKCSRKRKKTATDSVQTALEEDAPGLLQVLLDKGVIVDEIKLYGEAGNDEALDESFCEDNFSELEAVITKIFSQRHSFMKFPVIRGAKVSRASYCLACLISLVEQTRYLKFRKWPAEWG; from the exons atgggTTGGTCCTACATTCGCGACCCAACAAAACCCGTGAACCCTTCTTCTCTTCCCTCACTCGATCACATTCCCTTGTCTCAACGCCTCAAATTCTCAACCCCCAATTCTGCTGATTCTCCCCAAAACGACCGTCGTTCAACACCATTCACGCCCAGACCCTCCCACGACGCCGTTGTCAAAAGGGAattcgccgattgcgattcgaAG GTAGTATGTCCCATAATTCAAATTGATGCGAGCGGAAGAGCACGGTTCAAGCATGTCCAGCCTTCGGATTTTCCTGCTTTGAAGGTGAAGAAGGAGGTCTCTGAAGgtgttgttgatgatgatgacctAGATCATGTTGTGCTGAAAGAACGGCAGAGGATGCTGCTAGCTAG GAAGTTTCCTGAACTGTCAAATCCAGCTGTTGAG GGTTGTAGGGATGGTTTGTCTGAAAACATTATAGATCATGCTGATGAAAAAGTAAATgaagtgatttcttcaattgaTGAGAAACCAACAGTAGCTATAGATCAATGTCAAGGCACTCTGGAAGGAAGAAATACTTCACTAGTTGAGTTACCACTAGGTGCCACATCTGGGTTGTCTTTGTCAACTGACCATGCCTCACCTAAATCAACAGAATCAGTAATTCCAGCAGGCCTTCAAGAACATGACCATATGTTCAAATTCAGAGGAACAAACATGCAGATTGATTCACATGAGGAACATATGCCTACAAATAATGATGGCCCAAGTAGTTCAACTTGTCCAACATCTGTCAAAATCAAGGATGAACCTCGGGAATACAGCGAAATCCACAATTTTATGAAGGATGTTATGGGTAACATCTCTATTAATCTGCCTGATGTAAAAAGTGAACGGAAAGTCCATAATGAATGTGATGATGATCAAGTGGAAAATATGAGCTTAATTGATCGATTAAATTTTCGCATGGCTGGAGAGGATTTAAATATTTCTACAATCTACAAATCTTTGAAGAAGACTAAGCCTTCTTCCTTTGTATCAAGTTCTACCCCTTCCGAATCTGCAGAACCTTCACGCATCAAGTGTTCacgaaaaaggaaaaaaacagcCAC TGATTCTGTTCAAACAGCACTTGAAGAGGATGCTCCTGGGCTCCTGCAG GTATTGCTCGACAAAGGTGTAATAGTTGATGAAATTAAGCTTTATGGAGAGGCAGGGAATGATGAAGCTCTAGATGAATCATTTTGTGAAGATAACTTTTCAGAGCTTGAGGCTGTGATAACAAAG ATTTTCTCTCAACGCCACTCTTTTATGAAATTCCCTGTTATTCGTGGTGCAAAGGTCTCTAGAGCGAGTTATTGCTTAGCTTGTCTAATCTCACTTGTGGAGCAG ACACGGTATTTGAAATTTCGAAAATGGCCTGCTGAGTGGG GATAG
- the LOC130733757 gene encoding transcription factor MYB20-like, with amino-acid sequence MGRQPCCDKVGLKKGPWSAEEDKKLINFILTNGQCCWRAVPKLAGLLRCGKSCRLRWTNYLRPDLKRGLLSESEEKMVIDLHAQLGNRWSKIATHLPGRTDNEIKNHWNTHIKKKLKKMGIDPVTHKPLPNVTEQTQIQPKEQQQLVEEQPLLVDFDLKFEHEIDQNKEPEKPETSIESSIITETKEEEKIITPLFDTMEVMDGFCTEDVPIIEPDEILVPCASSSSSTSTSSSSNSNNFLEDLQLPDFEWSCDYTENCIISNYNEDANNNNMDFWVDDFISSLDLLINDDEGDGNGKQAFDAPLSKNNSRMVMDSEPWAYGLF; translated from the exons ATGGGAAGGCAACCTTGCTGTGACAAAGTTGGGTTGAAGAAGGGGCCATGGAGTGCAGAGGAGGACAAGAAGCTCATCAACTTCATTCTCACTAATGGTCAATGTTGCTGGAGAGCTGTCCCTAAACTagcag GGCTGTTAAGGTGTGGGAAGAGTTGCAGGCTCAGGTGGACAAATTACCTGAGGCCAGACTTAAAGAGAGGCCTTTTATCAGAATCTGAAGAGAAAATGGTGATTGATCTCCATGCTCAACTTGGCAACAG ATGGTCTAAGATTGCAACTCATCTTCCTGGAAGAACAGATAATGAGATTAAAAACCATTGGAACACCCACATAAAGAAAAAGCTCAAGAAAATGGGAATTGATCCTGTCACACACAAACCACTCCCCAATGTAACAGAGCAAACACAGATTCAACccaaagaacaacaacaactagTAGAAGAACAACCTTTGCTGGTTGACTTTGACCTGAAATTTGAACATGAAATTGACCAAAACAAGGAGCCAGAAAAGCCAGAGACTTCAATTGAGTCATCCATCATCACTGAAAccaaagaggaagaaaaaatCATAACACCCTTATTTGACACAATGGAGGTAATGGATGGGTTTTGTACAGAGGATGTTCCAATAATTGAACCTGATGAGATTCTAGTGCCATgtgcttcttcctcttcatcaacctctacatcatcttcttccaatTCAAACAATTTCCTTGAAGATTTGCAGCTCCCAGATTTTGAGTGGTCTTGTGATTACACTGAAAATTGTATTATTAGCAATTACAATGAAGACGCCAATAATAACAACATGGACTTTTGGGTTGATGACTTTATTAGCAGTTTGGATTTGCTGATTAATGATGATGAAGGTGATGGAAATGGAAAGCAAGCATTTGATGCTCCACTCAGCAAGAACAACTCAAGAATGGTCATGGATTCAGAACCTTGGGCATATGGGCTGttttga